GATACCAAAAGAATATAGAGTTTTATTTCTTTATGGTGGTGGAAGTATTAAAAAAAATGGTGTTTACAATCAAGTAAAAGATGCACTTAATAATCATACTTGGTTTGAATTTGCTGGAGTTGAAGCAAATCCTAAAAAAGAGACTTTAGATAAAGCTATTTCTTATGCTAGGGAAAACAAAGTAGATTTTGTTTTAGCAGTTGGTGGTGGTTCTGTTATTGATGGTGCTAAATATGTGGCAAATGCTTTTTATTATGATGGTGATGCTTGGGATTTACTTGATGGTAAATTTACTCCTACAAAAGCATTAAAAATAGGTGCAGTTTTAACTTTAGCAGCAACAGGAAGTGAATCAAATTCAGGTTCTGTTGTTACAAAAGGTGAGACTAAAGAAAAAAGATTTTTTCATTCACCATTTTCTTATCCTCAATTTTCGATTTTGGATCCAGATGTTTTAAAAAGTTTAGGTGAAAGACAACTTGTAAATGGTGTAGTTGATGCTTTTGTTCACACTTGTGAACAATATTTAACACAACCCCATGGAGCTTTGGCACAGGATTATTATGCGGAGGGACTATTAAGAGGTTTGACTGAACTTGCAAATACATTTGAAACTAGAGATGACCTTTGGTATGCAAATCTTATGTGGCTTGCTAATCAAGCTTTAAATGGACTTATTGGTCTTGGTGTTCCTCAAGATTGGGCAACACACTTTATTGGACATGAATTAAGTGGATTATATGGGATTGACCATGCAAGAACTTTAGCAATTATTCAACCAAATTTACTTACAATACTAGCCGATGAGAAAAAAGATAAACTTTTACAAATGGGAAAAAATGTATTTAAACTAGATACAAATAATCCTTTAGAAGTAGTTGAGAAAATAAGAACTTTATATTCATCATTAAACATAGATTTAAAAATCTCTTCATACACTGAGGATAAAGATATTATAGAAAAAGTAACATCACTTCTAGAAAAGCATGGCTTTACAGAGTTTGGTGATAGAGGTACAGTGAATAAAGAAGTTGTAATTAAAATATTAGAAAAATCAATTTAAAAGGAATAATTATGGAAAAAACATTTATGGAAGCTATGGATTTTAGACATGCGTGTAAGATTTTTGATGAGACAAAAAAAGTAAGTGATGAGGATATGCACTTTATATTAGAGGCTGGAAGAAAATCACCATCTTCTTTTGGTATGGAAGCTTGGAAG
This portion of the Arcobacter nitrofigilis DSM 7299 genome encodes:
- a CDS encoding iron-containing alcohol dehydrogenase, which gives rise to MQFSYINPTQIEFGQGKISKISELIPKEYRVLFLYGGGSIKKNGVYNQVKDALNNHTWFEFAGVEANPKKETLDKAISYARENKVDFVLAVGGGSVIDGAKYVANAFYYDGDAWDLLDGKFTPTKALKIGAVLTLAATGSESNSGSVVTKGETKEKRFFHSPFSYPQFSILDPDVLKSLGERQLVNGVVDAFVHTCEQYLTQPHGALAQDYYAEGLLRGLTELANTFETRDDLWYANLMWLANQALNGLIGLGVPQDWATHFIGHELSGLYGIDHARTLAIIQPNLLTILADEKKDKLLQMGKNVFKLDTNNPLEVVEKIRTLYSSLNIDLKISSYTEDKDIIEKVTSLLEKHGFTEFGDRGTVNKEVVIKILEKSI